A single region of the Lycium barbarum isolate Lr01 chromosome 2, ASM1917538v2, whole genome shotgun sequence genome encodes:
- the LOC132628596 gene encoding protein TIC 214, giving the protein RVNGKEKIKDKFHSQLTETGYNNINTSNSPIYDYEDSYLNNNKTGNPENFKLQLLDKENENKDLFGFQKPLVSLLFDYNRWNRPFRYIKNNRFEQAVRTEMSQYFFDTCKSDGKLRISFTYPPSLSTFWKMIKRRLPLLSLQKTLPNELDNQWVSTNKEKSNNLNKEFFNRLEVLDKESLSLDILETRTRLCNDDTKKEYVPKMYDPLLNGPYRGTIKKEFSPSIINNTSLENWKERVRLNRIHTIFLPNTDYQEFEQKVDTVDKKSLSTEIDEFLTLINEFGNEPKSSLNLKDPSLFSDQEQGRVNSEKRTQFVKFVFNAIDPNGTKSGKNSIGIKEISKKIPRWSHKLITELEQQLGEFKEGASLDHQIRSRKARRVVIYTTNMESNDPEVKEEVALISYSQQSDFRRGMIKGSMRAQRRKTVIWKLFQANAHSPFFLDRITPPRLFSFDISELIKPIFRNWAGKEGEFEILESSEDQTNREEKKEKDKKAKNKTKKEKSRIAIAEAWDSIPFAQIIRGSMLITQSILRKYIILPSLIIAKNLGRMLFLQLPEWSEDLQEWNREMHIKCTYNGVQLSETEFPKNWLRDGIQIKILFPFCLKPWHISKLYPSHGELMKKKKQKDDFCFLTVWGMETEAPFGSPRRRPSFFEPIFKELEKKTGKLKKKNFITIKVLKGKTKIFRRVSKETKKWLIKSILFLKKIREELSKVSKVILIVLFRFKEISESNETKKEKDSLISNQIINESFSQIESGNWPNSSLIETKMKDLTDRTSTIKNQIERITKEKKKVTPEIDISPNKTNNIKKLESPKNIFQILKRRNTRSIWKFHYFLKLFIQRLYIDLFLSIINIPRIYTQLFLESTNKLIDKYISNNEINQEKINNKKKIHFISTIKKSLSNISKKNSHIFFDLSYLSQAYVFYKLSQTQVINLAKFRSVLQYNRTSFFLKTKIKDYFRTLGIFHSELKHKKLQSYRINQWKNWLRQHYQYDLSQIRWSRLMPQKWRNRVNQSCMAQNKNRNLNKWNSYENDQLIHYKKENDSELYSLSNQKDKFSKCYRYDLLSYKSINYENKSESFIYILPFQVNKNLEISYNSNTPKHNFFDMSGNLDINNYLRKGNILYIERNLDRKYFDWKIIHFSLRQKEDIEAWVKIDTNSNPNTKIGINNYQIIEKIDKKGLFYLTTHQNSENTQKNSKKVFFDWMGMNEKIFNRRIFNLEFWFFPEFILLYNVYKIKPWIIPSKLLLLNLNTNENLSQNKNINKNQKSNIKNRIQEAKEPASQGERERGSDIENKVNLRPILSLSSPVPSKHKKDLEKDYAESDTKKGKKKKQYKSNTEAELDLFLKRYLLFQLRWNDALNQRMLDNIKVYCLLLRLINPNQITVSSIQRGEMSLDIMLIQANLTLTELMKKGILIIEPIRLSVKNNGQFIMYQTIGISLVHKSKHQINQRYREQRYVDKKNFDEFILQPQTQRINTDKNHFDLLVPENILWSRRRRELRIRSFFNSLNWNGVDRNSVFCNETNVKNWSQFLDERKPLYKEKKELIKLKFFLWPNYRLEDLACMNRYWFDTNNGSRFSILRIHMYPRLKIN; this is encoded by the coding sequence CGAGTGAATGGAAAGGAgaaaataaaggataaattccaCTCTCAACTTACAGAGACAGGCTATAACAATATTAATACTAGTAATAGTCCAATTTATGATTATGAGGATTCTTATCTGAATAATAATAAGACGGGGAATCCAGAAAATTTTAAATTGCAACTGCTTGataaagaaaatgaaaataaagaTCTCTTCGGCTTTCAAAAACCTCTTGTGAGTCTTCTTTTCGATTATAATCGATGGAATCGACCATTTCGCTACATAAAGAATAATCGATTTGAACAGGCCGTAAGAACGGAAATGTCACAATATTTTTTTGACACATGTAAAAGTGATGGAAAACTAAGAATATCTTTTACATACCCGCCAAGTTTATCAACTTTTTGGAAAATGATAAAAAGAAGGCTACCCCTATTGTCACTCCAAAAAACGCTCCCTAATGAACTGGACAATCAGTGGGTTTCTACTAACAAAGAAAAAAGTAATAATCTGAATAAGGAATTTTTCAATCGACTTGAAGTTCTAGACAAGGAATCTCTTTCTCTGGATATACTCGAAACAAGAACTAGATTGTGTAATGATGATACTAAAAAAGAATACGTGCCTAAAATGTATGATCCTTTGTTAAATGGACCATATCGAGGAACAATCAAAAAAGAGTTTTCACCTTCAATCATAAACAATACTTCGCTAGAAAATTGGAAAGAGAGAGTTAGACTAAATAGGATTCATACTATCTTTCTTCCGAATACTGATTACCAAGAATTTGAACAAAAAGTGGATACGGTTGATAAAAAATCATTATCAACAGAAATTGACGAGTTCTTAACTTTAATCAATGAGTTTGGTAACGAACCAAAATCGAGTTTAAATTTGAAAGACCCTTCTTTATTTTCAGACCAAGAGCAGGGAAGAGTGAATTCAGAAAAAAGAACGCAATTTGTAAAATTTGTATTCAATGCAATTGATCCTAATGGGACAAAATCTGGAAAAAACTCGATTGGAATAAAAGAAATCAGTAAAAAAATACCTCGCTGGTCACATAAATTAATCACCGAATTGGAACAACAATTGGGTGAATTTAAAGAGGGCGCATCACTGGATCATCAAATTCGTTCAAGAAAAGCCAGACGTGTAGTGATTTATACTACCAACATGGAGAGTAACGATCCTGAGGTCAAAGAAGAAGTGGCTTTAATAAGCTATTCGCAACAATCAGATTTTCGGCGAGGTATGATTAAAGGCTCTATGCGGGCTCAAAGGCGCAAAACAGTTATTTGGAAACTATTTCAAGCAAATGCGCATTCCCCCTTTTTTCTCGACAGAATAACCCCCCCTCGtcttttttcttttgatatcTCTGAACTGATTAAACCAATTTTTCGAAATTGGGCAGGTAAAGAGGGAGAATTCGAGATTCTAGAGTCTAGCGAAGACCAAACAAACagagaagagaaaaaagaaaaggacaaaaaagcgaagaacaaaacaaaaaaggaaaaatcaCGGATAGCGATAGCAGAAGCCTGGGATAGCATTCCTTTTGCGCAAATAATAAGAGGTTCCATGTTAATAACTCAATCAATTCTTCGAAAATATATTATATTACCTTCATTGATAATAGCCAAAAATCTCGGGCGTATGTTATTCTTGCAACTTCCTGAATGGTCTGAAGATTTGCAGGAATGGAATAGAGAAATGCATATTAAATGTACTTATAATGGTGTTCAATTATCAGAAACAGAATTTCCAAAAAATTGGTTGAGGGATGGGATTCAGATCaaaattttatttcctttttgtcTGAAACCTTGGCATATATCTAAACTGTACCCCTCCCACGGAGAgctaatgaaaaagaaaaaacaaaaagatgATTTTTGTTTTTTAACAGTTTGGGGAATGGAAACTGAAGCTCCCTTTGGTTCTCCCCGAAGGCGCCCTTCCTTTTTTGAGCCCATTTTTAAGGAACTCGAAAAAAAAActggaaaattaaaaaagaaaaattttatAACTATAaaagttttaaaaggaaaaacaaaaataTTTCGAAGAGTTTCAAAAGAAACCAAAAAATGGCTTATCAAAAGTATTctatttctaaaaaaaataagagaagaaCTTTCAAAAGTTTCAAAAGTCATTCTAATTGTATTATTTAGATTCAAAGAAATATCTGAATCGAATGaaacgaaaaaagaaaaagattctCTAATTAGTAATCAGATAATTAACGAATCATTTAGTCAAATTGAATCTGGAAATTGGCCAAATTCTTCACTGATAGAAACCAAAATGAAGGATTTGACTGATAGAACAAGTACAATCAAAaatcaaatagaaagaattacaaaagagaaaaagaaagtaaCTCCAGAAATAGACATTAGTCCTAATAAaacaaataatattaaaaaattagaatcgccaaaaaatattttccaaatatTAAAAAGAAGAAATACTCGATCAATATGGAAATTCcattattttctaaaattattcATTCAAAGATTATACATCGATCTATTTTTATCTATCATTAATATTCCCAGAATTTATACACAACTCTTTCTTGAATCAACAAATAAATTGATTGATAAATACATTTCCAATaatgaaataaatcaagaaaaaattaataataaaaaaaaaattcactttattTCGACTATAAAAAAGTCCCTTTCTAATATTAGTAAAAAAAATTCACATATTTTTTTTGATTTATCCTACTTGTCACAAGCATATGTATTTTACAAATTATCACAAACCCAAGTTATTAATTTGGCTAAATTTAGATCTGTTCTTCAATATAACAGAACGTCTTTTTTCCTTAAGACTAAAATAAAGGACTATTTTAGAACACTAGGAATATTTCATTCTGAATTAAAACATAAGAAACTTCAGAGTTATAGAATCAATCAATGGAAAAACTGGTTAAGACAGCATTATCAATACGATTTATCTCAGATTAGATGGTCTAGATTAATGCCACAAAAATGGCGAAATAGGGTTAATCAAAGTTGTATGGCTCAAAATAAAAATCGAAATTTAAACAAATGGAATTCATATGAAAACGACCAATTAAttcattacaaaaaagaaaatgaTTCTGAACTCTATTCATTATCAAACCAAAAAGataagttttcaaaatgttatagatatgatcttttatcatataaatcgattaattatgaaaataaaagtGAGTCATTTATTTATATATTACCCTTTCAAGTAAATAAGAACCTCGAAATTTCTTATAATTCAAACACGCCCAAACACAACTTTTTTGATATGTCCGGCAATCTTGATATCAATAATTATCTAAGAAAAGGCAATATTCTATATATAGAAAGAAATCTCGATAGAAAATATTTTGATTGGAAAATTATCCATTTTTCTCTTAGACAAAAAGAAGATATTGAGGCCTGGGTTAAGATCGATACCAACAGTAATCCAAATACTAAAATTGGTATTAATAATTATCAAATAATTGAGAAAATCGATAAAAAAGGCCTTTTTTATCTTACAACTCATCAAAATTCAgaaaacactcaaaaaaattcgAAAAAAGTCTTTTTTGATTGGAtgggaatgaatgaaaaaatATTTAACCGTCGCATATTCAATCTGGAATTTTGGTTCTTCCCAGAATTTATACTACTTTATAATGTATATAAAATAAAACCGTGGATTATACCAAGCAAATTACTTCTTTTAAATTTGAATACAAACGAAAATCTTAGTCAAAATAAAAACATCAATAAAAACCAAAAATCAAATATAAAGAATCGAATTCAAGAAGCAAAAGAACCCGCAAGTCAAGGAGAAAGAGAGCGTGGATCAGATATAGAAAACAAAGTAAATCTGCGCCCTATTCTCTCACTCTCAAGCCCTGTTCCCTCAAAACATAAAAAGGATCTTGAAAAAGATTACGCGGAATCAGACACAAAGAAgggtaaaaagaaaaaacaatacAAAAGCAACACGGAAGCAGAACTAGATTTATTCTTGAAACGTTATTTGCTTTTTCAATTGAGATGGAACGATGCTTTGAATCAAAGAATGCTCGATAATATCAAGGTATATTGTCTCCTGCTTCGACTGATAAATCCAAACCAAATTACTGTATCGTCAATTCAAAGGGGAGAAATGAGTTTGGATATAATGCTGATTCAGGCGAATTTAACTCTTACAGAATTGATGAAGAAGGGGATATTGATTATCGAACCTATTCGGTTGTCTGTAAAAAATAATGGACAATTTATTATGTATCAAACCATAGGTATTTCATTGGTTCATAAAAGTAAACACCAAATTAATCAAAGATACCGAGAACAAAGATATGTTGATAAAAAGAATTTTGATGAATTCATTCTGCAACCTCAAACTCAAAGAATAAATACAGACAAAAATCATTTTGATTTGCTTGTTCCTGAAAATATTTTATGGTCTAGACGTCGTAGAGAATTGAGAATTCGAAGTTTTTTTAATTCTTTGAATTGGAATGGCGTCGATAGAAATTCAGTATTTTGCAACGAAACCAATGTAAAAAACTGGAGTCAATTTTTGGATGAAAGGAAACCTCTTTATAAAGAGAAAAAAGAATTAATTAAATTGAAGTTCTTTCTTTGGCCTAATTATCGATTAGAAGATTTAGCTTGTATGAATCGTTATTGGTTTGATACCAATAATGGTAGCCGTTTCAGTATCTTAAGGATACATATGTATCCACGATTGAAAATTAATTGA